Proteins from one Fragaria vesca subsp. vesca linkage group LG6, FraVesHawaii_1.0, whole genome shotgun sequence genomic window:
- the LOC101291062 gene encoding uncharacterized protein LOC101291062, with protein sequence MRRSCLPKCRFGRIMGWLQILLGGLVIIVSISSLFKFYSAGFFWRNEDICRHFYGVRNEYEGFDIKALSDRVGEVLNKLDSLQEKLESAVQQMEKNKDVFHTTNITKLEFKKYLEEEVIRPLYSAHISLRLIRLPIPEGIRNSTMKEEPLINTFVIEEIRKYITPKESRIGKINIFGTERIYNTIGHACVLYKKELEEYMNYDIGSYCDDDWNLAQKLMFNGCDPLPRRRCLTRASQVYQKPYPINESLWKLPDDRNVRWSNYQCRNFQCLMSNNTKRGYLKCVGCFEMEKEKLKWVIKNSSLPVDFLISEILAIKPGEIRIGLDYGVGTGTFAARMRENNVTVVSTALNLGAPFNEMIALRGLVPLYITLNQRLPFFDNVMDLIHTAGFLDGWIDLLLLDFILFDWDRVLRPGGLLWIDRFFCNKKDLDDFMYMFLQLRYKKHKWAITPKSKDEVYFSAVLEKPPRAI encoded by the coding sequence ATGAGGAGGTCATGCCTTCCCAAGTGCAGATTTGGTAGGATAATGGGATGGCTCCAGATTCTACTGGGAGGGCTTGTTATAATTGTCAGCATATCCAGCCTCTTCAAGTTCTATTCTGCCGGATTTTTCTGGCGCAATGAAGACATATGCCGACATTTTTATGGGGTCAGAAATGAATATGAAGGATTCGACATAAAAGCTTTGTCTGATCGAGTAGGGGAAGTGCTAAACAAATTGGATAGTTTACAAGAAAAGCTCGAGTCAGCTGTGCAGCAAATGGAGAAGAACAAAGATGTCTTTCATACAACTAATATCACAAAATTGGAGTTCAAGAAGTATCTGGAGGAGGAAGTAATCAGGCCTCTTTATAGCGCTCACATTTCTCTGAGACTGATTCGGTTACCTATCCCAGAAGGTATTAGAAACTCAACAATGAAAGAGGAACCTTTGATTAATACTTTTGTGATTGAAGAGATAAGGAAGTATATAACCCCAAAGGAGAGCAGAATTGGGAAGATTAATATATTTGGTACAGAAAGGATATACAATACGATTGGACATGCTTGTGTGTTGTACAAGAAAGAGCTGGAAGAGTATATGAACTATGACATTGGGTCTTATTGTGACGATGATTGGAACTTGGCTCAGAAGCTGATGTTTAATGGTTGTGATCCTTTGCCCCGGAGGCGGTGCTTGACAAGGGCCTCACAGGTCTATCAGAAGCCTTATCCTATCAATGAGTCTCTGTGGAAATTGCCTGATGACAGAAATGTGCGGTGGAGCAATTATCAGTGCAGAAACTTTCAGTGCTTAATGAGCAACAACACCAAAAGGGGTTATTTAAAGTGCGTAGGATGTTTTGAAATGGAGAAGGAAAAGCTTAAATGGGTGATTAAGAATAGCTCGCTACCAGTTGATTTCCTGATCAGTGAAATTTTGGCTATTAAGCCTGGGGAGATAAGAATTGGTCTTGACTATGGTGTTGGCACAGGTACTTTTGCTGCAAGAATGAGAGAAAATAATGTTACAGTAGTCTCTACTGCTCTTAACCTTGGGGCTCCTTTCAATGAAATGATTGCCTTAAGAGGTTTGGTTCCGCTGTATATAACATTGAATCAGCGTCTACCTTTCTTTGATAACGTTATGGACTTGATTCACACAGCAGGGTTTCTGGATGGCTGGATTGACCTGCTGTTGCTGGATTTCATCCTGTTTGATTGGGACCGAGTTCTGAGGCCCGGGGGATTGTTATGGATCGACAGGTTCTTTTGCAATAAAAAGGATTTGGATGATTTCATGTACATGTTTCTGCAATTGAGATACAAGAAACACAAGTGGGCTATTACTCCTAAATCAAAGGATGAGGTCTACTTCTCAGCAGTGTTAGAGAAACCTCCAAGAGCTATCTGA
- the LOC101291946 gene encoding probable pectate lyase 15-like produces MAVSESNRYCLYACMSLLLITGNSIDDCWRCDPNWFYNRKRLADCAVGFGKEAKGGRDGRFYVVTDSSDNDVVNPRPGTLRHAVIQTEHLWIVFSKDMLITLKQELIMNSFKTIDGRGVNVEIAYGAGITIQYVTNIIIHGVHIHHCKPTGNAMMRSSPSHFGWRGMADGDAISIFGSKHIWIDHNSLSNCDDGLVDVVQASTAVTISNNLFKHHDKVMLLGHSDAYTQDKVMQVTVAYNRFGQGLVQRLPHCRHGSFDIVNNDYPKGWGVYAIGGSANPAINSQGNRFYADAVKHPYTNQVTKRIVGSESEWKRWNWRSSGDLFLNGAYFVPSGDASSAAYVKASSTLAKPASMVRAMTANAGVLTCRKDQVC; encoded by the exons ATGGCGGTGTCTGAGAGTAATAGATATTGCCTCTATGCCTGCATGTCGTTGCTTCTAAT AACCGGCAATTCCATCGATGACTGCTGGCGTTGTGATCCCAACTGGTTCTACAACCGAAAGCGTCTCGCGGATTGCGCCGTTGGTTTTGGCAAAGAGGCCAAGGGTGGCCGCGATGGACGCTTTTACGTTGTCACCGACTCGAGCGACAACGATGTTGTAAACCCTAGACCAGGCACTCTCCGCCACGCTGTCATCCAGACCGAGCATCTCTGGATCGTTTTCTCTAAGGACATGTTGATCACACTGAAGCAGGAGCTGATCATGAATAGCTTCAAGACCATTGACGGCCGCGGAGTCAACGTTGAAATAGCTTACGGAGCAGGCATAACGATCCAATATGTCACAAACATTATCATCCATGGTGTGCACATCCACCACTGCAAGCCTACAGGAAATGCTATGATGAGAAGCTCCCCATCTCATTTTGGATGGAGAGGAATGGCGGATGGCGATGCCATCTCCATCTTCGGATCGAAACACATATGGATCGATCACAACTCACTCTCCAACTGTGACGATGGCCTTGTGGATGTTGTGCAGGCCTCAACTGCAGTTACCATTTCCAACAATCTGTTTAAGCACCACGATAAGGTGATGCTGTTAGGGCACAGTGATGCTTATACTCAAGACAAGGTGATGCAAGTGACAGTTGCTTACAACCGTTTCGGGCAGGGATTAGTGCAGAGACTGCCGCATTGTAGGCACGGCAGTTTCGATATAGTGAACAATGACTACCCTAAAGGGTGGGGGGTATATGCCATTGGAGGATCTGCAAACCCTGCCATCAACAGCCAAGGCAATAGATTCTATGCCGATGCGGTTAAGCATCCCTATACGAATCAGGTTACCAAGAGAATTGTGGGAAGCGAGTCAGAATGGAAGAGATGGAATTGGAGGTCGTCGGGAGATCTGTTCTTGAATGGCGCTTACTTTGTTCCGTCCGGTGATGCAAGTTCGGCGGCCTATGTCAAGGCCTCTAGCACCTTAGCCAAGCCAGCTTCCATGGTTAGAGCCATGACGGCTAATGCCGGTGTTCTTACTTGCCGCAAAGACCAAGTTTGCTAA